A portion of the Natronococcus sp. AD-5 genome contains these proteins:
- a CDS encoding M20 family metallopeptidase, which yields MTNTGKDELETLIGELVAIETENPPGNEGTCAEYIQEWFADRGIDADLLAEPYSDRPQLGVRVGDGDPTLVLNGHIDVVPAGDRNQWEYDPYGAEVADGALYGRGSVDMKTGVAIGMLATAQFADEIESGELSGSIVFHAAIGEETAEPGTKTLLEQGYDGDYAVVLEPTDLRTATSEKGLAWYEIQIDGDPSHASRPDQGANAIVRAQSVLNALAEYDETVRERTDELVGQAYSTVTMFEAGTKENVVPERATVTIDRRFLPRENIEEIDAEIDALLADVESEYDIRTSWERTRTYESAAIDPDSPLATVFQRHSAAIADVSTEAWGINASTDVRNFVNDADIEAITWGPGDISQAHTYDEHVSLEAAATGLDVLLEAGWVVLADGLE from the coding sequence ATGACTAACACGGGGAAAGACGAGTTGGAGACGCTCATTGGGGAATTGGTCGCGATCGAGACGGAGAATCCACCGGGTAACGAGGGTACGTGTGCGGAGTATATCCAGGAGTGGTTCGCTGACCGCGGTATCGACGCTGACCTGCTTGCCGAACCCTATTCCGACCGTCCCCAACTCGGGGTACGAGTAGGCGACGGTGATCCAACGCTCGTTCTGAACGGACATATTGACGTCGTCCCTGCCGGAGACCGGAATCAGTGGGAGTACGACCCATACGGCGCAGAGGTCGCCGACGGAGCGTTATATGGTCGGGGGAGCGTGGACATGAAAACGGGCGTCGCGATCGGAATGCTTGCCACGGCGCAGTTCGCCGACGAAATCGAGTCCGGCGAGCTCTCGGGATCAATCGTCTTTCACGCTGCGATCGGCGAAGAAACCGCCGAGCCAGGGACGAAAACGCTGTTGGAGCAGGGGTACGACGGTGATTATGCTGTCGTGCTTGAGCCGACCGATCTCCGAACGGCGACCAGCGAGAAGGGGCTCGCCTGGTACGAGATTCAGATCGACGGTGATCCGTCGCATGCGAGTCGACCGGATCAGGGCGCGAACGCGATTGTCCGCGCACAGTCCGTCCTCAACGCGCTCGCGGAGTACGACGAAACCGTTCGAGAGCGGACCGACGAGCTCGTGGGCCAGGCATACTCGACGGTAACCATGTTCGAGGCTGGTACCAAAGAGAACGTTGTCCCGGAACGTGCCACGGTCACGATCGACCGGCGGTTCTTGCCCAGGGAAAACATCGAGGAGATCGACGCAGAAATCGATGCGTTGCTGGCCGACGTCGAATCGGAGTACGATATCCGGACCTCGTGGGAACGGACCCGAACGTACGAATCCGCTGCGATCGATCCGGACAGTCCGTTGGCGACGGTCTTTCAGCGTCACTCCGCAGCAATCGCCGACGTCTCGACGGAAGCGTGGGGCATCAACGCTTCCACCGATGTTCGGAATTTCGTAAACGACGCCGATATAGAGGCGATTACGTGGGGGCCGGGCGATATCTCACAGGCACACACCTATGACGAGCACGTCTCCCTCGAGGCCGCCGCAACCGGTCTCGACGTGTTGCTTGAGGCTGGTTGGGTGGTCCTCGCAGACGGTCTCGAGTAA
- a CDS encoding C45 family autoproteolytic acyltransferase/hydolase, which produces MIQIPHITVSGSPYERGLDHGKAFEEEIRNNISTYIDRFAQHGAAEETVRDRAAEFRSRLEEWHPAYEAEVHGIAEGSGLPIEEIVLLNVRYEILYAAYVAESTAAGSDGCTSFGLLPGVTETGHTYLGQNWDWAAPIESTLTVIKTHQEDGPDRIGVTEAGIVGEKMGVNEHGIGLVVNGLVSPDDGTHPFRKPFHVRCREVLEADRFDRALEPFVNSARACSANLVIGCGEGEILDLETAPENVNCLYPQEGIITHANHFESPGFDSRMERQLPDTLYRSRRLRTALEQEHGEIDRSTIETALQDHFGRPASVCRHVDEEESPNERTQTDTSVIIDLVTRTLWATQGPPCKSAYTEYELSNN; this is translated from the coding sequence ATGATCCAGATCCCACACATAACGGTTTCAGGATCGCCCTACGAGCGCGGACTGGACCACGGAAAAGCGTTCGAGGAGGAAATTCGAAACAACATCTCGACGTACATAGATCGGTTCGCCCAACATGGTGCAGCAGAGGAGACGGTTCGCGACCGAGCCGCCGAATTTCGTTCGCGACTCGAGGAATGGCATCCGGCCTACGAGGCGGAGGTCCACGGTATCGCAGAGGGAAGCGGACTCCCGATTGAGGAGATCGTCCTGCTCAACGTCCGTTACGAAATCCTCTACGCAGCATACGTCGCAGAGTCGACGGCGGCGGGAAGCGACGGCTGTACGAGCTTCGGCCTCCTTCCCGGAGTGACGGAAACCGGTCACACCTACCTCGGACAAAACTGGGACTGGGCCGCACCCATCGAATCGACGCTTACCGTGATCAAAACACACCAGGAGGATGGGCCGGATAGGATTGGCGTGACTGAGGCCGGCATCGTTGGCGAGAAAATGGGTGTCAACGAACACGGGATCGGACTCGTCGTTAACGGCCTTGTCTCACCGGACGACGGCACACACCCGTTTCGGAAGCCGTTTCACGTCCGCTGTCGCGAAGTCCTCGAAGCCGACCGTTTCGATCGCGCGCTCGAACCGTTCGTGAACTCGGCGCGGGCCTGCTCAGCGAATCTCGTTATCGGCTGTGGCGAGGGGGAGATACTCGACTTGGAGACGGCACCGGAGAACGTGAACTGTCTCTATCCCCAGGAAGGAATCATCACACACGCGAATCACTTCGAGAGTCCCGGATTCGATAGCCGTATGGAGCGACAGCTCCCCGACACACTGTATCGGAGCCGACGTCTCAGAACCGCCCTCGAACAGGAACACGGTGAAATCGACCGTTCTACGATCGAAACCGCGCTCCAAGACCATTTCGGCCGTCCGGCGAGTGTCTGTCGGCACGTCGATGAAGAGGAGTCACCGAACGAACGCACTCAAACCGATACCAGCGTAATTATCGACCTCGTCACTCGAACGCTTTGGGCGACTCAAGGCCCCCCCTGTAAGTCTGCATACACCGAATACGAACTATCTAACAATTAA
- a CDS encoding CocE/NonD family hydrolase codes for MASHGVAVYHDQAVETRDGTELATDIYRPTDEGSDEPIKEPVPALLVRTPYDKRSRDWVENQGRWYAQRGYVVAIQDVRGRYASDGEFYLLKNEAQDGADTVEWLSKQPYCDGQVGTMGTSYMAWVQNALATQNPDGLAAMFVNQGAANAWEATLRHNGTFELRWLTWAFTYGSEGAKRCLNDPNVQRLMATVDTRDILGDDPLVEGQSPLRTLPNYEEYLFDYLTLDGENELWDNPSTNFSAYYDEMADVPTVYAGSWYDSYAKATADNFEALADRKDSDQFLIMGPWTHGGQNTWTRTFSGEVDFGEDAVVNHLETQLRFFDHYLKGKETWSDQPRVQYFRMGTGDGSRTTRDRLAHGGEWAAADEWPIPDASFEKYFVHEDCTLSLDRPSVRNSSSSYDFDPRDPVPTIGGNCSSYYTFEPRKESIEELSLADRPKLSITGRGGFDQRTRPETFGADPPYGSLERRSDVLTFRTPPLSEPVEIAGPLRVRVFASTDAPDTDFTAKLIDEYPPSEDFPQGFALNVADSICRARYRGYRREPDYVTPGEIYEFYMEPYPTANTFKVGHQIRLDISSSNYPRYDVNHNTGGPLYGDREYRTATNTIYHESVHSTHIELPVVGARD; via the coding sequence ATGGCTTCTCACGGTGTTGCCGTGTATCACGATCAGGCGGTCGAGACGAGAGACGGTACCGAACTGGCTACCGATATCTACCGACCGACAGACGAGGGCTCGGATGAACCGATCAAGGAACCTGTTCCAGCTCTCTTAGTTCGTACACCGTACGATAAGCGGTCGCGTGATTGGGTCGAAAACCAGGGTCGCTGGTATGCCCAGCGGGGATACGTGGTCGCGATCCAAGACGTCCGAGGCCGTTACGCCAGCGACGGGGAGTTTTATTTACTGAAAAACGAGGCACAGGACGGCGCCGATACCGTCGAGTGGCTCTCCAAACAGCCCTACTGTGACGGGCAGGTCGGGACGATGGGGACCTCGTACATGGCTTGGGTACAGAACGCCCTCGCGACCCAGAATCCCGACGGGTTAGCGGCCATGTTCGTCAATCAAGGGGCCGCGAATGCTTGGGAAGCGACCCTCAGACACAACGGTACGTTCGAGCTTCGCTGGTTGACGTGGGCCTTCACCTACGGTTCGGAGGGGGCAAAGCGATGTTTGAACGATCCGAACGTACAGCGCTTGATGGCGACCGTCGACACCCGAGATATTCTCGGTGACGACCCGCTCGTCGAAGGGCAGTCGCCGTTGAGAACGCTGCCAAACTACGAGGAGTATTTGTTCGATTACCTCACGCTGGACGGCGAAAACGAGCTCTGGGACAATCCCTCGACCAACTTCTCTGCGTACTACGACGAGATGGCGGACGTACCGACAGTGTACGCGGGCTCATGGTACGATTCGTACGCCAAAGCGACCGCCGACAACTTCGAAGCGCTCGCCGACAGAAAAGACAGCGACCAGTTTCTCATTATGGGGCCGTGGACTCACGGCGGGCAGAACACCTGGACGCGGACGTTCTCGGGCGAAGTCGACTTCGGAGAGGACGCCGTCGTCAACCACCTCGAAACGCAGTTGAGATTTTTCGATCACTATCTCAAAGGGAAAGAGACATGGTCTGATCAGCCACGGGTACAGTACTTCCGAATGGGAACCGGCGACGGATCGCGCACTACACGCGACCGCCTCGCTCACGGCGGAGAGTGGGCAGCTGCAGACGAGTGGCCGATACCGGATGCAAGTTTCGAGAAGTATTTTGTCCACGAGGACTGTACACTGTCACTCGACCGCCCATCGGTTCGAAATTCGAGTTCGTCCTACGACTTCGATCCGCGGGATCCAGTTCCGACAATCGGCGGCAATTGTTCGTCGTACTACACGTTCGAACCTCGCAAAGAATCGATCGAAGAATTATCGCTGGCCGATAGGCCAAAGCTGAGCATCACCGGTCGCGGAGGCTTCGACCAGCGCACTCGGCCGGAGACATTCGGGGCAGATCCACCGTATGGATCGCTCGAGCGCCGGTCCGATGTCTTGACGTTCCGGACACCACCGCTGTCTGAACCCGTCGAAATAGCTGGTCCTCTTCGTGTGAGAGTCTTTGCCTCCACCGATGCGCCCGATACCGACTTCACGGCGAAACTGATCGATGAATACCCGCCGAGCGAGGACTTTCCGCAGGGGTTCGCGCTGAACGTCGCCGACTCCATTTGTCGTGCTCGCTATCGGGGATATCGCCGCGAACCGGACTACGTTACTCCGGGCGAGATTTATGAGTTCTACATGGAACCGTATCCGACTGCGAATACGTTCAAAGTTGGTCACCAAATCCGACTCGATATCTCGTCATCGAATTATCCGCGCTACGACGTGAACCACAACACGGGGGGTCCGTTGTACGGTGATCGGGAGTATCGAACTGCGACGAATACGATCTATCACGAATCCGTCCATTCGACACACATTGAACTGCCCGTAGTGGGGGCTCGCGACTAG
- a CDS encoding amidohydrolase, translating to MAPGTVFDEVERDRDRLYSLAQQIWETPELGLHEHESAETLAEPLREEGFEVEMGVGGMPTAFVASYGEGNPTIGILGEYDALPGLSQTVTAERNPAEEDGPGHGCGHNLFGTAAVGGAIAVKRALEAGEIEGTIRCYGCPAEETLVGKTYMARAGVFDDLDAALTWHPGGLSTPWLKRSNALNSIVFTFEGTSAHAAASPESGRSALDAVELMNTGVEYMREHISDDARMHYSITDGGRAPNVVPETASVWYFVRAPSRAEVDRNTEWLRDIAEAAGLMTQTSVEERFLTGCYDYLPNRAVTDVVWENMQAVGTIDYEDADYKFARELQTTVSEADREAELGDLPAELRREVRDCALYPEPVEPYDEGDMTHGSTEVGDVSYITPTAQFTAATWPVGMPGHSWQVVASNGDFAKKGAVYAAKVLGGAAHDLIADPETLEAARAEFEATTGGKPYETPLPEDAEPPFDMTAGD from the coding sequence ATGGCTCCTGGCACGGTTTTCGACGAGGTAGAGCGGGATCGCGACCGGCTATACAGTCTCGCCCAGCAGATCTGGGAGACCCCCGAACTCGGGTTGCATGAACACGAATCCGCGGAGACATTGGCTGAGCCCCTTCGCGAGGAAGGATTTGAGGTCGAAATGGGCGTTGGCGGGATGCCCACGGCCTTTGTAGCATCCTACGGCGAGGGGAACCCGACGATCGGCATTCTCGGCGAGTACGACGCGCTTCCCGGCCTCTCCCAGACGGTGACCGCCGAGCGGAATCCTGCCGAAGAGGACGGGCCGGGCCATGGATGTGGTCACAACCTCTTCGGAACGGCTGCGGTCGGCGGTGCGATCGCGGTGAAACGCGCCCTCGAGGCCGGCGAAATCGAGGGGACAATCCGGTGTTACGGCTGTCCCGCCGAGGAGACGCTCGTCGGGAAGACGTATATGGCCCGCGCCGGCGTATTCGACGACCTCGACGCTGCGCTCACCTGGCATCCCGGAGGTCTGAGCACGCCGTGGTTAAAGCGTTCGAATGCGCTCAACTCCATCGTCTTCACGTTCGAGGGGACATCCGCACACGCAGCCGCCTCGCCAGAGTCCGGTCGGAGCGCGCTCGATGCGGTCGAACTCATGAACACGGGCGTCGAATATATGCGCGAACATATCTCCGACGACGCCCGGATGCACTATTCGATTACCGATGGCGGTCGAGCTCCGAACGTCGTCCCCGAAACCGCCTCGGTGTGGTACTTCGTCCGTGCACCGTCACGAGCCGAGGTCGATCGAAACACCGAGTGGCTCCGAGACATCGCCGAGGCGGCGGGGTTGATGACGCAAACCAGCGTCGAGGAGCGATTTCTCACAGGCTGTTACGATTACCTTCCCAACCGCGCCGTGACCGATGTTGTCTGGGAGAACATGCAAGCGGTCGGTACAATCGACTACGAGGATGCCGACTACAAGTTTGCCCGCGAACTCCAGACAACGGTCTCCGAAGCGGATCGGGAGGCTGAACTCGGAGATCTTCCGGCCGAACTCCGGCGGGAGGTACGGGACTGTGCGCTGTACCCCGAGCCGGTTGAGCCGTACGACGAGGGTGACATGACCCACGGGTCGACCGAAGTGGGCGACGTGAGCTACATCACCCCGACCGCGCAGTTTACCGCCGCGACGTGGCCGGTCGGAATGCCCGGCCACTCCTGGCAGGTCGTCGCATCGAACGGTGACTTCGCGAAGAAAGGCGCCGTCTACGCCGCAAAGGTTCTTGGTGGGGCGGCACACGACCTTATAGCCGATCCCGAGACGCTCGAGGCGGCCAGAGCCGAGTTCGAGGCGACGACTGGCGGTAAACCCTACGAGACACCGCTCCCCGAAGACGCGGAGCCCCCATTCGACATGACTGCCGGCGACTAG
- a CDS encoding amidohydrolase, with protein sequence MGADIALIDGTVVTLDQDVPDAEALSARAGRIETVGSTDEVLADVDPETTVIDLDGRAALPGFIDTHLHVPMGGVRMNHVNCRAPPNESIANVQSRIRERAAEIADGEWIICSGYNLGLVWEEEGRHIDRWDIDEIAPDNPVQINSVGGHTGSIYNSAALELGGIGRDTPDPEPPAIIECDADGRPSGLVSEDAELPLHEAIPDETDADRRANIEWAIDQLLEWGITTAHDAKTTPTDLRLYQELEREDGLPIRLGMMIQGDAGPDLGAEGVDLLSHLSTTGIQTGFGSNRLFVVGVKYFMDGAFTGRTAAMSEPYEGEPVPESSPQYDGVLHVDPEYFADRVERASEAGLRVCVHGQGDRAIDSILDAYERALDPEDDHRFRIEHAGLTYPEQLDRIADLGVCVSSSISFLGADVSRNWVYWGEERMNWTYAVAALQEREIPTGGNGDWPVATGDPRVALETAVTRETVTGEIVGPDQRVDVEDALRLYGPDAAYLEFAEDEKGTLTPGKLADITVLSRDPRAVAPPTLTDLDVEKTIVGGEIVYDAKRGHVY encoded by the coding sequence ATGGGCGCAGACATTGCACTGATTGATGGTACCGTAGTGACGCTCGACCAAGACGTCCCCGACGCCGAGGCGCTCTCGGCCCGTGCGGGGCGCATCGAAACGGTCGGTTCGACGGATGAGGTGCTGGCGGACGTGGACCCGGAGACGACCGTGATCGATCTCGACGGGCGAGCAGCACTACCCGGATTCATCGACACTCACCTCCACGTTCCAATGGGCGGCGTGCGGATGAACCACGTGAACTGTCGGGCGCCGCCCAACGAATCGATCGCCAACGTCCAGAGTCGGATCCGCGAGCGGGCTGCCGAGATCGCAGACGGCGAGTGGATTATCTGCTCGGGGTACAACCTCGGTCTCGTCTGGGAGGAGGAAGGTCGACATATCGATCGGTGGGATATCGACGAGATCGCCCCCGACAATCCGGTCCAGATTAACAGTGTCGGGGGCCATACCGGGAGTATCTACAACTCGGCGGCGCTAGAACTCGGTGGTATCGGCCGCGACACGCCGGATCCGGAGCCGCCAGCGATCATCGAGTGTGATGCGGACGGCCGTCCGTCCGGGCTGGTCAGCGAAGACGCTGAACTTCCCTTGCACGAGGCAATCCCCGACGAGACCGACGCCGACCGACGTGCGAACATCGAGTGGGCCATCGACCAGTTGCTCGAATGGGGTATCACGACCGCCCACGACGCGAAGACGACGCCGACGGATCTGCGGCTCTATCAGGAACTCGAACGCGAGGACGGGCTTCCGATTCGATTAGGGATGATGATCCAGGGCGATGCGGGTCCGGATCTGGGCGCGGAAGGAGTTGATCTACTCTCCCATCTCTCGACGACCGGGATCCAGACCGGGTTTGGAAGCAACCGATTGTTCGTTGTCGGGGTGAAGTACTTCATGGACGGGGCGTTCACCGGCCGGACTGCCGCCATGTCCGAACCCTACGAGGGCGAGCCGGTACCGGAATCGTCGCCGCAGTACGACGGCGTCCTCCACGTGGATCCGGAGTACTTCGCCGACCGCGTCGAACGCGCCAGCGAGGCCGGACTGCGGGTCTGTGTCCACGGACAAGGGGACCGTGCGATCGACTCCATTCTCGACGCCTACGAACGGGCGCTTGACCCCGAAGACGATCACCGCTTTCGGATCGAGCACGCAGGGTTGACCTACCCCGAGCAGCTCGACCGGATCGCCGACTTGGGCGTCTGCGTCTCGTCGTCGATCAGCTTCCTCGGGGCCGACGTCTCACGGAACTGGGTGTACTGGGGCGAAGAGCGCATGAACTGGACCTACGCAGTGGCCGCCCTCCAGGAGCGGGAGATCCCGACAGGTGGGAACGGCGACTGGCCGGTCGCGACGGGCGACCCCCGCGTCGCTCTCGAGACAGCCGTCACCCGCGAGACTGTCACCGGGGAGATCGTCGGCCCGGATCAGCGTGTCGACGTCGAGGACGCCCTTCGGCTGTACGGGCCCGACGCCGCCTACCTCGAATTCGCCGAGGACGAGAAGGGAACGCTGACGCCGGGGAAGCTCGCTGACATAACCGTCTTGTCGAGGGATCCGCGGGCGGTCGCCCCGCCGACGCTCACCGACCTTGATGTAGAGAAGACAATCGTCGGAGGTGAAATCGTGTACGACGCCAAGCGCGGCCATGTGTATTGA
- a CDS encoding M20 family metallopeptidase gives MVDGTIQHDVTEAEAADLLSELVARDSQNPPGRERACAEFIVETLEEWGLDAQLVEEPYEDRPQVVAETGAGSPESGDLVLNGHIDVVPPGDREQWSVDPFEGGVDGNRVYGRGASDMKSGVAAGMFALRAAHEHGVDGRVTLTCAIGEETAEPGTKTLLDNVGGDFGIVLEPTELVVDTVGKGLAWYEVELRGESSHASSPDLGLNVLDGLFSFNDELTAYREELAEREHPLVGSSLCTPTMLEAGTKENVIPDSATLTFDRRFLPEENIKEIDKEIDDLVEPLRERGFEISVTRTRTYEAAEINADREIATVVRQHSHDIAGVDTAPHGKSASTDQRNFVNDAGIPAIIWGPGTSAQSHTVDEWARTDLLVDAVEVLCRTIEELCVERR, from the coding sequence ATGGTGGATGGGACCATCCAACACGACGTGACGGAAGCGGAGGCGGCCGACCTTCTCTCAGAACTCGTCGCACGCGACTCACAGAACCCTCCGGGTCGCGAACGGGCGTGCGCGGAGTTTATTGTTGAAACTCTCGAGGAGTGGGGTCTCGACGCACAGCTCGTCGAGGAGCCCTATGAGGACCGGCCGCAGGTAGTCGCAGAGACGGGGGCTGGATCTCCCGAGAGCGGTGATCTCGTTCTGAACGGCCACATCGACGTAGTCCCGCCTGGCGACCGAGAACAGTGGTCGGTGGACCCGTTTGAGGGCGGCGTCGACGGCAATCGCGTGTACGGACGCGGCGCCAGCGATATGAAGAGCGGCGTCGCGGCAGGCATGTTCGCGCTGCGGGCGGCCCACGAACACGGCGTCGATGGCCGAGTGACCTTGACCTGTGCGATCGGTGAGGAAACGGCGGAGCCGGGAACGAAGACGCTGCTCGACAACGTCGGCGGTGACTTCGGCATCGTCCTAGAGCCGACGGAGCTAGTCGTCGACACCGTCGGCAAAGGCTTGGCTTGGTACGAGGTAGAACTGCGCGGCGAGTCGAGTCACGCAAGCAGCCCCGACCTGGGGCTGAACGTCCTCGACGGGTTGTTCTCGTTCAACGACGAACTCACCGCTTACCGCGAAGAGCTCGCCGAGCGCGAACACCCCTTGGTCGGATCCTCCCTGTGTACACCGACGATGCTCGAGGCTGGGACGAAGGAGAACGTCATCCCCGACTCCGCAACCCTCACGTTTGACCGGCGGTTTCTTCCCGAGGAGAATATCAAGGAGATTGACAAAGAGATCGACGACCTCGTCGAGCCGCTTCGCGAGCGCGGATTCGAGATTTCAGTCACCCGAACGCGGACGTACGAGGCGGCAGAGATCAACGCGGACAGGGAGATCGCGACGGTCGTCCGCCAGCACTCTCACGACATCGCGGGCGTCGACACCGCTCCGCACGGAAAAAGCGCCTCGACCGACCAGCGGAACTTCGTCAACGACGCGGGTATCCCGGCGATAATCTGGGGGCCCGGCACGAGCGCCCAGTCCCACACGGTCGATGAGTGGGCACGAACCGATCTCCTCGTCGACGCTGTCGAAGTCCTCTGTCGCACCATCGAGGAGCTCTGTGTCGAGCGCCGGTAA
- a CDS encoding sodium:solute symporter family protein: protein MSNPADLGVSSLVLQTAEGGDINPVYLGIFVVYLLLVLAIGAWAYLETDDVNDFWVYGKRLGPWLATWSYVANFVSAVSVIGFIGAVYGDGYSIMTGIIFGLMLGVSGLYFVVHKVRELNHVTFPDIIAELTGTEVARPIAGFVLLANAWVYLIMQLVGAGLLVTVITGVPYEYMIWVIGGVFILYTVLGGLVSVAWTDLVQGTLMVATVAVALVYITLDLGGIVTINQQFAALDSGYVAPLGDGTYTGLAVLASIVAFFGTIFTSQATIIRINATDSIRTAKIHLAAAGVILAVFYTMLIMLGAGTTVALTDAGLTVDNVDMAFPVLITEYVPTTIGTVIIVAILSGILSTTDTRLHACGVTTARDIYDYFTGGEASDEKLMRVSRLSTIGFGIAATAIAVNPPGTIIGLYEWRAVLLTSALLIPVYVALYSRDTPGKAVLLSIILGTAFGPGWEAFGAPFGAPPTFMGVGMALIGLTIGHLVLKGQKETPAETAVGND from the coding sequence ATGTCTAACCCAGCCGATCTTGGTGTCAGTTCGCTGGTCCTTCAAACGGCCGAGGGTGGGGATATCAATCCGGTCTACCTCGGGATTTTCGTCGTGTACCTGTTGCTCGTTCTCGCGATCGGTGCGTGGGCATACCTCGAGACCGATGACGTCAACGATTTCTGGGTGTATGGAAAGCGGTTGGGCCCGTGGCTCGCGACGTGGTCGTACGTCGCCAACTTCGTGAGCGCGGTCAGCGTGATTGGCTTTATTGGCGCCGTCTACGGGGACGGTTACTCGATCATGACGGGCATCATCTTTGGCCTGATGCTCGGCGTCAGCGGTCTGTACTTCGTGGTGCACAAAGTTCGAGAACTCAACCACGTGACGTTCCCGGATATTATCGCTGAACTCACGGGAACCGAGGTAGCTAGACCGATTGCCGGGTTCGTCCTGCTCGCGAACGCCTGGGTGTACCTGATCATGCAGCTCGTGGGGGCCGGACTGTTGGTAACGGTAATCACGGGCGTTCCGTACGAGTACATGATTTGGGTGATCGGCGGCGTATTCATCCTTTACACGGTGCTAGGGGGCTTAGTTAGTGTCGCGTGGACGGACCTCGTGCAGGGAACTCTGATGGTGGCGACGGTAGCGGTTGCCCTCGTGTATATAACTCTGGATCTCGGCGGAATCGTGACGATCAATCAGCAGTTCGCTGCGCTTGACTCCGGCTACGTCGCCCCGCTCGGTGACGGAACGTACACCGGACTGGCCGTTCTCGCCTCGATCGTTGCGTTCTTCGGGACGATCTTCACGTCTCAAGCGACGATCATCCGGATCAATGCGACCGACAGCATCCGGACCGCAAAGATCCACCTCGCGGCTGCAGGGGTCATTCTGGCGGTGTTCTACACCATGCTGATCATGCTGGGGGCCGGAACTACCGTTGCGCTGACCGACGCCGGACTGACCGTCGACAACGTCGACATGGCGTTCCCGGTACTCATCACCGAGTACGTCCCGACGACCATCGGGACGGTCATTATCGTGGCGATCCTCAGCGGCATTCTCTCGACCACCGACACCCGGTTGCACGCCTGCGGAGTCACCACGGCCCGGGATATCTACGACTACTTCACCGGCGGCGAGGCGAGCGACGAGAAGTTGATGCGCGTTTCCCGTCTCTCTACGATCGGGTTCGGCATCGCTGCGACTGCCATTGCCGTCAACCCGCCGGGAACGATCATCGGGTTGTACGAGTGGCGAGCCGTCTTGCTGACGAGCGCGCTCCTCATCCCCGTGTACGTCGCGTTGTACTCGCGTGATACGCCCGGGAAGGCGGTGCTGCTCTCGATCATTCTCGGTACCGCGTTTGGACCCGGATGGGAAGCGTTCGGCGCTCCGTTCGGCGCTCCGCCGACGTTCATGGGCGTCGGCATGGCCCTGATCGGGCTGACGATCGGTCACTTAGTCTTGAAAGGCCAGAAGGAGACGCCGGCCGAGACGGCAGTGGGTAACGACTGA